The proteins below come from a single Gossypium raimondii isolate GPD5lz chromosome 2, ASM2569854v1, whole genome shotgun sequence genomic window:
- the LOC105787730 gene encoding uncharacterized protein LOC105787730 — MEYENKLVLAPMVRVGTLPFRLLAADYGADITYAEEIIDHKIIKCERIVNDYIRSTDFVEKGTDNVVFRTCNEEKARVVFQMGTSDAVRALKAAQLVCKDVAAVDINMGCPKSFSVSGGMGAALLTKPDLIHDILTTLRRNIDTPVTCKIRLLKSSQDTVELARRIEKTGVSALAVHGRQVAERPRDPAKWNEIADVVSALTIPVIANGDVFEYDDIQRIKVATGASSVMVARGALWNVSIFSPNVKAHWEDVKKEYVRKSILWDNDVKSTKHTLKEMIMHYSCLEFPEGKAIIKSQNLVDLAKVYGDEEYYESVRANRIALDRHA; from the exons ATGGAGTACGAGAACAAGCTCGTTCTCGCTCCCATGGTTCGAGTT GGAACGCTGCCATTTAGATTACTAGCGGCTGATTACGGTGCAGATATTACATACGCTGAGGAAATTATTGATCACAAGATTATCAAATGTGAGCGCATAGTTAATG ATTATATCAGATCAACTGATTTTGTTGAGAAGGGAACGGATAATGTTGTCTTTAGAACCTGTAATGAAGAGAAGGCTCGGGTTGTATTTCAAATGGGCACTTCTGATGCTGTGAGGGCTCTAAAGGCTGCTCAATTAGT GTGCAAAGATGTTGCTGCGGTAGATATCAATATGGGTTGTCCCAAGTCATTTTCTGTGAGTGGCGGCATGGGTGCTGCTTTGTTGACAAAGCCTGATCTCATACATGAT ATTTTAACAACTTTAAGGAGGAACATAGACACTCCAGTAACATGCAAGATCCGACTTTTAAAATCATCCCAGGATACAGTAGAACTTGCAAGGAGAATTGAGAAGACCGGTGTTTCTGCTCTTGCTGTCCATGGAAG GCAAGTTGCAGAAAGGCCAAGGGATCCTGCAAAGTGGAATGAGATTGCTGATGTTGTATCAGCATTAACTATTCCAGTTATTGCAAATGGTGATGTTTTTGAATATGATGACATTCAGCGCATTAAAGTTGCAACAG gTGCTTCATCAGTTATGGTTGCAAGAGGTGCTCTCTGGAATGTTTCGATTTTCTCTCCCAATGTTAAAGCACATTGGGAAGATGTGAAAAAGGAGTATGTTAGGAAG AGCATATTATGGGATAATGATGTTAAAAGCACAAAGCATACGTTAAAGGAGATGATAATGCATTACTCCTGCCTCGAATTCCCAGAGGGAAAAGCCATCATCAAGTCACAAAATTTGGTAGATCTAGC GAAAGTTTACGGGGATGAAGAATATTACGAGTCGGTTAGGGCAAACAGAATCGCACTCGATAGGCATGCATGA